The nucleotide sequence TGAATAAGAAGTTTGCTGGTTCTGCATTAATGCAAAGCCCAGAGTTGGTAGAAGAAATTCTTAAAGCTGTGGTCAATGCGGTTGATGTACCAGTCACACTGAAAATTCGCACGGGGTGGGATCCTGAACATAAAAATGGTGTTCAAATTGCCCAAATAGCTCAAGACAGTGGCATTGTTGCGCTCGCCGTTCATGGCCGAACTCGACAGTGCATGTACAAGGGTAATGCCGAGTACGACACTATCAAGGCGATAAAACAATCAATCACGATACCTATTATCGCAAATGGCGACATTAGGACACCGGCAGAGGCCCGCCATGTGCTGGATTACACCGGTGCCGACGCCGTGATGATAGGCCGGGGAGCTCAGGGGAAACCCTGGATTTTCAGAGAAATCCAACACTACCTGGAGACAGGGACAGAGCTAGCGCCAATCTCACTTGAAGAGAAACGGCAGGTAATGTTGGAACACTTGTCCAAATTATATGGGTTATATGGCGAATACAAAGGTGTCCGTTTTGCCAGAAAACACATGGGCTGGTATCTGGATGGCGATTCTGAACGGCAATTTCGAGCTGACTTTAATCAACTCGAAACGCCACAAGAACAAGCTTCCCTTGTTGAAAAATTTTTTGACGAATTAGTGCAAAATTAATAAAGAGCAGAATACGAATGTTTGATCAGACAACTCACACAGAAGTTCATCAGCTTACCGTTGGTAAAATTGAAACCGCTAACGGCACCATCAAGCCACAGTTATTACGTGACGCTGTAAAGCGTGCCGTAAGCAACTTCTTCGCTCAGTTGGACGGTCAGGAAGCACAAGAAGTTTATGAAATGGTGCTTTGTGAAGTTGAAGCCCCTCTGCTGGACATCATTATGCAGCACACCCGTGGTAACCAGACTCGCGCAGCGAACATGCTGGGCATCAACCGCGGTACTTTGCGTAAGAAATTAAAGAAATACGGCATGAACTAAGACTCTAAGTCTAAGCAATTGTCTAAGAACGGGTTTTTCAGCGATGAAAAGCCCGTTTTTGTTAATATGTACCCCAAGTTGTACACCAACCTAAACTATGAGCATAGTTAACAGCTGATGTCCTGACCTCACGCCTGCCTTAGCGCTGATGACACTTGTCGCATCTATTCGCGCCAGCCTTAATCCACTTGCTCAGTAATTTCTGCGCTAATGTCCGACGACTCGGCATCAAAATGTTGCCAGTGTTGTATGGTGATATCGCGCACTTCACTACCTTGATAACAGGTGGCGTGATGCACGATAAAATCGCGGATGGCGTAGGCCAATGGTTTGTCGGTTAATAGCCAGATAGAGCGCATAATGCGGGTAAGGCGTAGTTGATTATGATCATGCCATTTAAGCCAAGCGCAGTTTTTCGGATTAATAGCGCGCGCTGCACTGATCTTACTGCCGCTGCGCTGCATAGAATAATAAGCCAGTAAGCGATCAAGGTTTGCTAGGTGCGCAGCCTTTAGGGCGGGGTCTTGCTCAAAGG is from Shewanella sp. SNU WT4 and encodes:
- the fis gene encoding DNA-binding transcriptional regulator Fis encodes the protein MFDQTTHTEVHQLTVGKIETANGTIKPQLLRDAVKRAVSNFFAQLDGQEAQEVYEMVLCEVEAPLLDIIMQHTRGNQTRAANMLGINRGTLRKKLKKYGMN
- the dusB gene encoding tRNA dihydrouridine synthase DusB gives rise to the protein MQIGPYQLTNQLIVAPMAGVTDQAFRNLCIRYGAAMAVSEMLLANPEVWDSAKSRQRMTHSGEEGIRSVQIAGADPDLMAMAAQFNVEQGAHIIDINMGCPAKKVNKKFAGSALMQSPELVEEILKAVVNAVDVPVTLKIRTGWDPEHKNGVQIAQIAQDSGIVALAVHGRTRQCMYKGNAEYDTIKAIKQSITIPIIANGDIRTPAEARHVLDYTGADAVMIGRGAQGKPWIFREIQHYLETGTELAPISLEEKRQVMLEHLSKLYGLYGEYKGVRFARKHMGWYLDGDSERQFRADFNQLETPQEQASLVEKFFDELVQN